In Bacteroides coprosuis DSM 18011, the following are encoded in one genomic region:
- a CDS encoding putative transmembrane protein (KEGG: bfs:BF2792 putative transmembrane protein~SPTR: Putative transmembrane protein;~IMG reference gene:2504107579~PFAM: Acyltransferase family) produces MQIRKNKRESNIELLRFIAMMMVLAVHANFFAIGTPSTINCSEHFDNAAARIIFESMSIVCVDVFILISGWFGIKSSMRGFSNFVFQCLFFLIGIYVVVVIIGIRDLSIKGLAECLVLTKSNWFIKAYIGLYLLSPVLNSFVEKADKLTFRNVLVAFFIFQTIYGWISNAAVFFEMGYSTISFIGLYLLARYVRIHESQMTNMPSFFYILIYLFFSFILSFISFGGIYFDFIVISARMYSYINPIVILSVLSLLLFFNSLCVKSRVINWFAASSFAVFLLHSNPNILQNYFVRYVKIIYNQFDGFLCLTILLVFISFIAIIAVLIDQIRIVIWRRVFLKYIFKSQK; encoded by the coding sequence ATGCAAATACGCAAAAATAAACGTGAGTCGAATATCGAACTACTTAGATTCATTGCCATGATGATGGTCTTAGCAGTTCATGCTAATTTTTTCGCAATAGGCACACCATCTACTATTAATTGTTCAGAACATTTTGATAATGCTGCTGCACGTATTATCTTCGAATCAATGTCTATTGTTTGTGTTGATGTGTTTATACTTATTTCTGGATGGTTTGGAATAAAATCGAGCATGCGAGGTTTTAGTAATTTTGTATTTCAATGCCTCTTTTTTCTTATAGGAATATATGTTGTAGTAGTAATAATTGGGATAAGAGATTTAAGCATTAAAGGATTAGCCGAGTGTTTGGTTTTGACTAAAAGCAATTGGTTTATTAAAGCTTATATAGGACTTTATTTATTATCTCCTGTTCTTAATTCATTTGTAGAGAAAGCTGATAAATTAACTTTTAGAAATGTTTTAGTCGCATTTTTTATCTTTCAAACAATTTATGGTTGGATTTCAAACGCTGCAGTGTTTTTTGAAATGGGTTACTCTACGATATCGTTTATTGGGTTATATTTGTTGGCTCGTTATGTACGAATACATGAATCACAAATGACAAATATGCCTTCCTTTTTTTATATATTAATATACTTGTTTTTTTCTTTTATATTATCTTTTATTAGTTTTGGAGGAATATACTTTGATTTTATAGTTATATCAGCAAGAATGTATTCATATATTAATCCTATAGTTATTTTATCCGTGCTCAGTTTATTATTATTTTTCAATAGCTTATGTGTAAAAAGCAGAGTAATTAATTGGTTTGCAGCATCTAGCTTCGCTGTTTTTTTATTGCATTCAAATCCTAATATATTGCAGAACTACTTTGTACGATATGTGAAAATAATCTACAATCAATTTGATGGATTTTTGTGCTTAACAATATTGTTGGTGTTTATTTCTTTTATAGCAATAATAGCAGTGCTAATTGATCAGATAAGAATAGTTATATGGCGACGTGTCTTTTTGAAATATATATTTAAATCTCAGAAATGA
- a CDS encoding glycine cleavage system T protein (KEGG: gca:Galf_2804 glycine cleavage system T protein~SPTR: Aminomethyltransferase;~IMG reference gene:2504107580): MINHKNVVDTKTVNRKKYISYIIINNVNKVTL; the protein is encoded by the coding sequence ATGATAAATCATAAAAATGTAGTTGATACAAAAACTGTAAATAGGAAAAAGTATATAAGTTATATTATAATTAATAATGTAAATAAAGTAACTCTATAA
- a CDS encoding hypothetical protein (IMG reference gene:2504107581): MCLIEEFGVSFMSFVKNSCRRLSEFFNMTINEENDNDLNT; the protein is encoded by the coding sequence ATGTGTCTAATTGAAGAATTTGGTGTGTCATTTATGAGTTTTGTAAAAAATAGTTGCCGAAGATTGTCGGAGTTTTTTAATATGACTATTAACGAAGAAAATGACAATGATTTAAATACATGA
- a CDS encoding UDP-N-acetylglucosamine 2-epimerase (COGs: COG0381 UDP-N-acetylglucosamine 2-epimerase~InterPro IPR003331~KEGG: pdi:BDI_0574 putative UDP-N-acetylglucosamine 2-epimerase~PFAM: UDP-N-acetylglucosamine 2-epimerase~PRIAM: UDP-N-acetylglucosamine 2-epimerase~SPTR: UDP-N-acetylglucosamine 2-epimerase;~TIGRFAM: UDP-N-acetylglucosamine 2-epimerase~IMG reference gene:2504107582~PFAM: UDP-N-acetylglucosamine 2-epimerase~TIGRFAM: UDP-N-acetylglucosamine 2-epimerase), which yields MGKLKLMTILGTRPEIIKMSAIIKKADKYFDHILVHTGQNYDYTLNEVFFKDLGLREPNHYLGVVGENIGQTMGNVITKSYELMVKIKPDAVIVLGDTNSCLSIISAKRLKIPIFHMEAGNRCKDENLPEEVIRRIVDVTSDVNLCYSEHARRYIIDTGVKPEYTYVVGSPMREVLDGNIEQINASKVLEELGLKKKKYILLSAHREENIDIEENFLSLMNAVNAMAERYNMPILYSCHPRSKKFIDKRGFKFDSRVIQHQPLGFHDYNQLQQHAFCVVSDSGTVPEEGSYFKFPAVSIRTSTERPEAMDKGVFTIGCISTEQVLQAVDLAVEMHRNGDVGLTVPAYDDANVSTKVVKLIQSYTGIVNKMIWRR from the coding sequence ATGGGTAAACTTAAATTGATGACAATTCTAGGAACACGTCCAGAGATAATAAAAATGTCCGCTATTATTAAAAAGGCTGATAAATACTTTGATCATATATTAGTACATACAGGTCAAAACTATGATTATACACTCAATGAGGTGTTCTTTAAGGATTTAGGATTACGAGAACCGAATCATTATTTAGGAGTAGTTGGTGAAAACATTGGTCAAACAATGGGTAATGTAATAACCAAAAGTTATGAACTGATGGTAAAGATAAAGCCTGATGCAGTTATTGTATTAGGAGATACTAACTCTTGTCTTTCAATTATTTCGGCTAAGCGGTTGAAAATTCCAATTTTTCATATGGAGGCAGGTAATCGTTGCAAAGATGAAAATCTTCCAGAGGAGGTTATTAGACGTATTGTGGATGTTACTAGCGATGTGAATTTATGTTACAGTGAGCATGCACGGCGTTATATTATTGACACAGGTGTAAAACCAGAATATACCTACGTGGTAGGTTCCCCAATGCGTGAGGTTCTCGATGGAAATATTGAGCAAATTAATGCTAGTAAGGTGCTTGAAGAGTTAGGATTAAAAAAGAAAAAGTATATATTACTTAGTGCTCACCGTGAGGAGAACATAGATATAGAAGAAAACTTTTTGAGTCTTATGAATGCAGTCAATGCTATGGCAGAAAGATATAATATGCCTATTTTATACTCTTGTCATCCGCGAAGTAAGAAATTTATAGATAAGAGAGGCTTTAAATTTGATTCGCGAGTGATTCAGCATCAACCTTTGGGCTTTCACGATTACAATCAGCTACAACAGCATGCTTTTTGTGTAGTTTCTGACAGTGGAACTGTTCCAGAAGAAGGTAGTTACTTTAAGTTTCCAGCTGTTTCAATTCGTACAAGTACTGAACGGCCTGAAGCTATGGATAAAGGTGTATTTACGATAGGCTGTATTTCTACAGAGCAAGTGCTACAAGCGGTAGATCTTGCTGTAGAAATGCATAGAAATGGTGATGTTGGACTTACAGTACCAGCATATGATGATGCAAATGTATCTACTAAGGTGGTGAAGCTTATTCAGAGTTATACAGGAATTGTTAATAAGATGATTTGGAGAAGGTAA
- a CDS encoding NAD-dependent epimerase/dehydratase (COGs: COG1091 dTDP-4-dehydrorhamnose reductase~InterPro IPR001509~KEGG: pdi:BDI_0573 putative reductase~PFAM: NAD-dependent epimerase/dehydratase~SPTR: Putative uncharacterized protein;~IMG reference gene:2504107583~PFAM: RmlD substrate binding domain) has protein sequence MKILVLGCNGMAGHIISLYFKEQGYNVTGFARQKSHLLDRTIIGDASDMLLIKNIIDKGNYDVVINCIGLLNQYADQNKAMAVLLNGYLPHYLTEITHNMSTRIIHMSTDCVFAGNDGPYYEETLPNGVTFYDRSKAIGEIDTTKDLTFRNSIVGPDIKSSGIGLFNWFMKQEGPINGFVGAIWTGVTTYTLAKAMEQALKENLTGLYNLVNNESINKYDLCSLFNKYFRDGKVEITPSNKLQLDKTLYHKRTDFSFVVPSYEEQIKEMAYWVNSHKEIYPHYFNK, from the coding sequence ATGAAAATATTAGTTTTAGGTTGTAATGGAATGGCTGGGCATATTATTTCGCTATATTTTAAGGAGCAGGGATATAATGTTACGGGTTTTGCACGTCAAAAATCACATTTATTAGATCGCACTATTATAGGAGATGCTTCTGATATGTTGCTCATTAAGAATATAATAGATAAAGGAAACTATGATGTAGTTATTAACTGCATTGGACTTCTTAATCAATATGCTGATCAAAATAAGGCAATGGCTGTTTTACTTAATGGATACCTCCCTCATTATCTTACGGAGATAACTCATAATATGAGTACACGTATTATACATATGTCTACGGATTGTGTATTTGCAGGCAATGATGGACCTTATTATGAGGAAACACTACCGAACGGAGTTACGTTTTATGACCGTTCTAAGGCAATCGGTGAAATTGATACAACCAAAGACCTTACCTTCCGTAACTCTATTGTAGGACCTGATATTAAGTCTTCGGGAATAGGTCTTTTCAATTGGTTTATGAAACAAGAAGGACCTATAAATGGATTTGTTGGTGCTATTTGGACTGGAGTTACTACTTATACTCTTGCTAAAGCTATGGAACAAGCTCTAAAAGAGAATCTTACTGGACTTTATAATCTTGTAAATAATGAGAGTATAAATAAATATGATTTATGTAGTCTATTTAATAAGTATTTTCGAGATGGTAAAGTTGAAATAACTCCTAGCAACAAGTTACAATTGGATAAGACTCTATATCATAAACGAACAGACTTTTCGTTTGTTGTTCCATCATACGAAGAGCAAATAAAAGAAATGGCATATTGGGTAAACTCTCACAAAGAGATTTATCCTCATTATTTTAATAAATAA
- a CDS encoding UDP-glucose 4-epimerase (COGs: COG1086 nucleoside-diphosphate sugar epimerase~InterPro IPR003869:IPR013692~KEGG: pdi:BDI_0572 putative dehydratase~PFAM: Polysaccharide biosynthesis protein CapD-like; Polysaccharide biosynthesis C-terminal~PRIAM: UDP-glucose 4-epimerase~SPTR: Putative dehydratase;~IMG reference gene:2504107584~PFAM: Polysaccharide biosynthesis protein; Polysaccharide biosynthesis protein C-terminal), which produces MSIFKNKVLLITGGTGSFGNAVLRRFLDSDIKEIRILSRDEKKQDDMRHFLQANYANVAYKVKFYIGNVRLREAVDFAMVGVDYVFSAAALKQVPSCEFFPMEAVRTNVEGTNNVLLSAIAHEVKNVVVLSTDKAAYPINAMGISKAMMEKVAIAQGRALGVNAKTTICCTRYGNVMASRGSVIPLWVAQMMEGKPITITDPEMTRFMMTLDDAVDLVIYAFTHGENGDLFVQKAPAATLNVLAEAIKQTYAKIDLKYGQTEVKVIGTRHGEKLYETLVTREEMANAIDMGDYYRIPCDNRDLNYDKFFTEGDHKVEFVDEYHSHNTKRLDINGMKKMLLKLNFIREDLGLQGKAKVRDYRSE; this is translated from the coding sequence ATGTCAATATTTAAAAATAAAGTTCTGCTCATTACTGGTGGAACAGGTAGTTTTGGGAATGCTGTGTTACGCCGCTTTCTTGATAGTGATATAAAAGAAATTCGTATTCTCTCACGAGATGAAAAAAAACAGGACGATATGCGTCATTTTCTACAGGCTAACTATGCGAATGTAGCTTATAAAGTCAAGTTTTACATTGGTAATGTACGTCTGCGCGAGGCCGTTGATTTTGCAATGGTTGGAGTTGACTATGTGTTTTCTGCAGCGGCTTTGAAACAAGTACCTAGTTGTGAGTTTTTCCCTATGGAGGCTGTTCGTACAAACGTAGAAGGGACTAATAATGTTCTGCTCTCTGCTATTGCACATGAAGTGAAAAATGTGGTCGTGCTTTCTACTGATAAAGCAGCTTATCCAATCAATGCAATGGGCATTAGTAAAGCAATGATGGAAAAAGTAGCAATAGCTCAAGGTCGTGCACTTGGAGTTAATGCAAAAACTACAATTTGTTGTACTCGCTATGGTAATGTAATGGCAAGTCGTGGTTCGGTTATCCCTCTTTGGGTAGCACAGATGATGGAAGGCAAACCTATTACTATAACTGATCCAGAGATGACACGTTTCATGATGACGCTAGATGATGCTGTAGATTTGGTGATTTATGCTTTTACTCATGGTGAGAATGGAGATCTTTTTGTTCAAAAAGCTCCTGCTGCTACACTTAATGTCCTTGCTGAAGCAATCAAACAAACGTATGCGAAGATTGATTTAAAATATGGTCAAACTGAAGTTAAGGTTATTGGGACTCGTCATGGTGAGAAACTTTATGAAACCCTTGTGACCCGTGAAGAGATGGCAAATGCTATTGATATGGGTGACTATTACCGTATTCCTTGTGATAACCGTGACTTGAATTATGATAAGTTTTTCACAGAAGGTGACCATAAGGTAGAATTTGTTGATGAGTATCATTCGCACAATACTAAACGTCTCGATATCAACGGAATGAAAAAAATGCTTCTAAAGCTCAACTTTATTCGTGAAGATCTAGGGTTACAAGGAAAAGCAAAAGTACGTGATTATCGTTCAGAATAA
- a CDS encoding hypothetical protein (KEGG: amt:Amet_0211 hypothetical protein~SPTR: Putative uncharacterized protein;~IMG reference gene:2504107585~PFAM: Polysaccharide pyruvyl transferase), which produces MKNNKKIGILTFHWATNYGAILQVFALQTVLQQMGCEVHIINYKPRQFDNNVWTFLRYRKFLNLRAFIHLLNKEHKMKIFRAKHLDTTPRYYTQRELRQKCEDFDVLISGSDQVLNPSFLQYGENGKSTAYYLDFGSNNTKRVCYAVSFGVTKYPNNLLEMVRPIVASIDAISVREETGQDLFIDMGRQDTIVVPDPTLLLPIDLYLKRFNITKTKKSNDNYFVYMLHGKLKHIKQNLPKNICISKSETIESWIRMIYSSKAVVTNSFHGVVFCILSHTPFLAVLSTKKNEGMNDRFFTMLTRLGLEERITTEAEFDVNLMNKTIDWIKVDVNIRNYRNIGITFLQENINYK; this is translated from the coding sequence ATGAAGAATAATAAGAAGATAGGAATATTAACATTTCATTGGGCTACCAACTATGGGGCTATTTTGCAGGTGTTTGCCTTGCAGACTGTGCTGCAGCAGATGGGGTGTGAAGTGCATATAATTAACTACAAACCACGGCAGTTTGATAACAACGTGTGGACTTTCTTGCGATATCGAAAGTTCTTGAATCTTAGAGCATTTATTCATCTCCTTAATAAGGAGCATAAAATGAAGATATTTCGTGCTAAGCATCTAGATACAACTCCTCGATATTATACTCAGAGAGAACTTAGACAAAAATGTGAGGATTTTGATGTATTGATTTCGGGTAGTGACCAAGTACTCAACCCTTCATTTCTTCAATACGGTGAAAACGGAAAAAGTACTGCTTATTATTTGGATTTTGGTAGCAACAACACTAAGCGTGTGTGTTATGCGGTGAGTTTTGGAGTAACTAAATATCCTAATAATTTGTTAGAAATGGTAAGACCCATAGTGGCTAGTATTGATGCAATTTCCGTGAGAGAGGAGACAGGGCAGGATCTGTTTATAGATATGGGACGGCAGGACACTATCGTTGTTCCTGATCCTACATTATTATTACCTATTGATCTATATCTCAAAAGATTTAATATTACTAAGACAAAGAAGTCTAATGATAACTACTTTGTATATATGCTTCACGGCAAATTGAAGCATATAAAGCAAAATCTTCCTAAGAATATATGTATCAGTAAATCTGAAACTATAGAGAGTTGGATTAGGATGATTTATTCTTCAAAAGCTGTAGTTACAAATTCATTTCATGGAGTTGTATTCTGTATATTGTCACACACCCCATTTCTCGCAGTGTTATCAACAAAGAAGAATGAAGGTATGAATGATCGCTTCTTTACAATGTTGACTAGATTGGGATTAGAAGAAAGAATAACTACAGAGGCTGAGTTTGATGTCAATCTTATGAATAAAACCATTGATTGGATAAAAGTTGATGTAAATATAAGGAACTATAGAAATATAGGTATTACTTTTCTTCAAGAAAATATAAATTATAAATAA
- a CDS encoding coenzyme F420 hydrogenase/dehydrogenase beta subunit domain protein (InterPro IPR007525~KEGG: shl:Shal_1492 4Fe-4S ferredoxin iron-sulfur binding domain-containing protein~PFAM: Coenzyme F420 hydrogenase/dehydrogenase beta subunit, C-terminal~SPTR: 4Fe-4S ferredoxin iron-sulfur binding domain protein;~IMG reference gene:2504107586~PFAM: Coenzyme F420 hydrogenase/dehydrogenase, beta subunit C terminus; overlaps another CDS with the same product name), with amino-acid sequence MRGLGNMWGTGLFKNNACDFCDDVTTELADISLGDAWLSPYFKDGRGTNVVVVRSNLAKNIIDTGVNSSVLEVLELNFDQFLKSQQGSFNHRHKALAYRVKLAKKKGVIVPPKRHDKENISFDFKLVQKQRLITRKKSLDTWSVGGEQLYQREMPKALINLKNKTKLNHYIRAVKRRLSL; translated from the coding sequence ATGAGAGGTTTAGGAAATATGTGGGGTACAGGATTGTTTAAAAACAATGCTTGCGATTTTTGTGATGATGTAACAACAGAACTTGCAGATATCTCTTTAGGAGATGCTTGGTTAAGTCCTTACTTTAAGGATGGAAGAGGGACTAACGTAGTAGTAGTTCGCTCTAACCTAGCTAAAAATATAATAGATACAGGTGTTAATTCTAGTGTTTTAGAAGTTCTAGAGTTAAATTTTGATCAGTTTTTGAAGTCTCAACAAGGAAGTTTTAATCATCGACATAAAGCGCTTGCTTATAGAGTTAAATTAGCTAAGAAAAAAGGAGTAATAGTTCCTCCAAAAAGACATGATAAAGAAAATATAAGCTTTGACTTTAAATTAGTACAGAAGCAGCGTTTAATTACTCGTAAGAAAAGTTTAGATACTTGGTCGGTTGGAGGTGAACAGTTATATCAAAGAGAAATGCCAAAAGCGCTTATAAATCTAAAAAATAAAACTAAACTTAATCATTATATACGTGCTGTAAAGAGGAGGCTATCATTATGA
- a CDS encoding coenzyme F420 hydrogenase/dehydrogenase beta subunit domain protein (COGs: COG1035 Coenzyme F420-reducing hydrogenase beta subunit~InterPro IPR001450:IPR007525~KEGG: bth:BT_0041 F420H2:quinone oxidoreductase~PFAM: Coenzyme F420 hydrogenase/dehydrogenase beta subunit, C-terminal; 4Fe-4S binding domain~SPTR: F420H2:quinone oxidoreductase;~IMG reference gene:2504107587~PFAM: Coenzyme F420 hydrogenase/dehydrogenase, beta subunit C terminus; overlaps another CDS with the same product name): protein MIDIQDKKECCGCKACEQICPKQSITMNVDNEGFWYPVVNHETCIECSLCEKVCPELVERESITPISSYACYNLDETIRLKSSSGGVFTALAEYVISQQGVVFGARFDKEWNVIHDYTESLSGLDVFRGSKYVQSDIKDSFSKVQSLLKRDKIVLFTGTPCQVSGLKLFLRKEYKNLLTMDFICHGVPSPSIWKSYLKETSPKLDRIKYISFRDKTFGWKKFSLHIQNLNQAKSILEPLNRNLYMKGFLQDLYLRPSCYDCSSKNYTSGSDITVGDFWGIQNEVPEIDDDKGISCILVNTNKGKIIIDKLNLYYKQMELSQIDKYNPALIRSVDKPVKRADFYKSVGSNNTLKILDKYTKMSTVVFLKYKCRGLVKTILQKLGLFELIKKNYKK from the coding sequence ATGATTGATATACAAGATAAAAAAGAGTGCTGTGGCTGTAAAGCTTGTGAGCAAATATGCCCTAAACAATCTATTACAATGAATGTAGATAATGAGGGATTTTGGTATCCTGTTGTCAATCATGAAACATGTATTGAGTGTTCATTGTGTGAAAAAGTATGCCCAGAATTAGTTGAAAGAGAATCGATTACTCCAATATCTTCGTATGCTTGTTATAATCTAGATGAAACTATTCGCTTAAAAAGTTCCTCTGGAGGAGTTTTTACAGCTTTGGCTGAATATGTTATCTCTCAACAAGGAGTTGTTTTTGGAGCTAGATTCGATAAGGAATGGAATGTAATCCATGATTATACGGAGTCTTTATCGGGTCTAGATGTTTTCCGAGGATCTAAATATGTTCAAAGTGATATTAAAGATTCTTTTTCTAAAGTCCAATCCCTTTTAAAAAGAGATAAAATAGTTTTGTTTACTGGGACACCTTGTCAAGTTTCTGGCTTGAAACTCTTTCTAAGAAAAGAATATAAGAATTTGTTAACAATGGACTTTATTTGTCATGGAGTGCCTTCTCCTAGTATATGGAAATCTTATCTTAAAGAAACTTCTCCGAAATTAGATCGAATAAAATATATTTCATTCAGAGATAAAACATTTGGATGGAAAAAATTCAGTTTGCATATTCAAAATTTAAATCAAGCGAAAAGTATTTTAGAACCTCTAAATAGAAATCTTTATATGAAAGGTTTTTTACAAGATTTATATTTGCGTCCATCTTGTTATGATTGTAGTTCGAAAAACTATACTAGTGGAAGTGATATAACTGTCGGTGATTTTTGGGGAATCCAAAACGAAGTACCCGAAATAGATGATGATAAAGGAATAAGCTGTATTTTAGTAAATACAAATAAAGGTAAAATTATTATAGATAAGTTGAATCTATATTATAAACAAATGGAGTTGTCTCAAATTGATAAATATAATCCAGCGTTAATTAGATCTGTAGATAAACCTGTTAAACGTGCTGATTTTTATAAAAGTGTTGGTTCAAATAATACGTTAAAGATATTAGATAAATATACGAAGATGTCTACAGTTGTGTTTCTTAAATATAAATGTAGAGGTTTAGTCAAGACTATTCTCCAGAAATTGGGGTTGTTTGAACTGATAAAGAAGAATTATAAAAAATGA
- a CDS encoding putative transmembrane protein (KEGG: bvu:BVU_2944 putative transmembrane protein~SPTR: Putative uncharacterized protein;~IMG reference gene:2504107588~PFAM: Polysaccharide biosynthesis protein) → MECLFVQLRILTKKVLSCNFRNDRVTDTSSNNKRIAKNTMLLYFRMILTMLVTLYTSRVVLNTLGVEDFGIFNVVGGIVVIFSFLNLAMSSATQRFLSFELGKKNLAQFARVFSMSINIHALIALIIFVLAETIGLWFVNTHLVIPTERMVAANWVYQCAILSFMVTVMSVPYNASIIAHERMGVFAYISILEVSLKLLIVFILQWLTFDKLKLYAVLLLIVSVVIRVIYGIYCKAKLEGCQYVWVKDKALFKILSSYAGWNLWGNLAGVGMDQGVNILLNVFFGPVVNAARGIAYQVGAAIHLFVANFQVAVNPQIVKSYASKDYDYMYTLIYKSSKYSYYLLLFLSLPVFFETEYILNLWLGEVPNSAALFTKLVLVAVLIDCLSGSLMAGAQASGRIKVYQSVVGGLLLLIVPFSFFGLKLYGDPIVPFYINIIVLIIALFCRLLILKNLIKLSIYKFLEQVLLPVILVTVLSVVMPYYIKSLFNISFFRLMLISLATSFSVLCSIFIVGMTKGERAFILNKIRHFAK, encoded by the coding sequence GTGGAGTGTTTATTTGTTCAGTTGAGAATACTGACCAAAAAGGTATTAAGTTGTAATTTTAGAAACGATAGGGTGACAGATACTTCAAGCAATAATAAGCGTATAGCAAAAAATACGATGCTACTTTACTTCCGAATGATTCTTACTATGTTAGTAACACTTTACACTTCACGTGTAGTGTTGAATACATTAGGTGTTGAAGATTTCGGAATTTTTAATGTGGTAGGGGGAATTGTTGTAATATTCTCATTTTTGAACTTAGCAATGTCATCTGCTACTCAGAGATTTTTATCTTTTGAATTGGGTAAAAAGAATCTTGCTCAGTTTGCCCGTGTTTTTAGTATGAGTATCAATATTCATGCTTTAATAGCCTTGATCATTTTTGTCTTAGCAGAAACAATCGGGTTGTGGTTTGTCAATACTCATTTAGTGATACCTACCGAAAGAATGGTAGCAGCAAACTGGGTTTACCAATGTGCTATCCTCTCTTTTATGGTAACTGTAATGAGTGTACCTTATAATGCTTCTATCATAGCCCACGAACGGATGGGTGTTTTTGCGTACATAAGTATTCTAGAAGTTTCTTTGAAATTGCTAATCGTATTCATCTTACAATGGCTAACGTTTGATAAATTAAAGCTTTATGCTGTGCTCTTGCTTATAGTTTCGGTAGTGATTCGTGTTATTTACGGAATTTACTGTAAGGCTAAATTAGAAGGTTGTCAATATGTGTGGGTGAAAGATAAAGCCTTATTTAAAATTCTATCTAGTTATGCAGGCTGGAATTTATGGGGAAACTTAGCTGGTGTAGGTATGGATCAGGGAGTAAATATTTTATTGAATGTATTCTTTGGCCCCGTAGTGAATGCAGCTAGAGGAATTGCTTATCAAGTAGGGGCAGCCATTCATCTGTTTGTTGCTAACTTTCAAGTAGCAGTTAACCCTCAAATTGTAAAATCGTATGCTTCTAAGGATTACGATTATATGTACACGCTTATTTATAAGAGCTCTAAATATTCTTATTATTTATTGTTGTTTTTAAGTTTACCTGTTTTTTTTGAAACGGAATATATTCTAAATTTATGGTTAGGAGAAGTTCCTAATAGTGCAGCTTTATTTACAAAGTTAGTTTTAGTTGCTGTTTTAATTGATTGTCTTTCAGGGTCTCTTATGGCTGGAGCACAAGCATCAGGTAGGATTAAAGTTTATCAAAGTGTAGTAGGGGGTCTATTATTGCTTATTGTTCCTTTTTCGTTTTTTGGATTAAAATTATATGGAGATCCTATTGTTCCTTTCTATATTAATATCATTGTTCTTATTATAGCTTTGTTTTGTAGATTATTAATATTGAAGAATTTGATTAAACTATCTATCTATAAATTTTTAGAACAAGTTTTGTTGCCTGTCATTTTAGTTACAGTATTATCAGTTGTTATGCCTTATTATATTAAGAGTCTTTTTAATATTAGTTTTTTTAGATTAATGTTGATTTCATTAGCAACTTCATTTTCTGTGCTTTGTTCTATTTTTATTGTAGGGATGACAAAAGGGGAAAGAGCTTTTATATTAAATAAAATAAGACATTTTGCAAAATGA